A window of Theileria parva strain Muguga chromosome 4 map unlocalized ctg_529, whole genome shotgun sequence genomic DNA:
CGAATAAGCCTCCTCCAACACCAAAACATATATTAAAGAAAAGAATACAGTCTCAGCCAGAAAAGGCTAAAAGATATTGGCCAGgaaaggtattttttattgatattttataataaataaatttatttataaattcagtaattttattattttgtagGCTCCAGATTTTGCAGTTGAGGAGGATAGCTTCTCAGATGATTCATCGCATGAGGAGGAACCTCAAATTTTGGCAGATAATGAACCGGATCGCAGATTAAATagatataaaataacagGGAGTAAGTAAATTtgtgttaaattatgttaattatcCCTTGATTCCATTTTTATATGTGATTTTTAGTTGAAGAACCTCGGGATGTGTCAGATAGAATTAGAAGAAGGAAAGCCCAGGTTGAAACCATCACTGTATATGAGTCAACACAACCAAAGGTACTttagaaaataaaataaaattcttaGGATGATAAAACAAATGATGATAAACTGCCCACATCAGTCCCTGACGGTGATTCCCAACTAACTGAGAAAAAACTCGATAGAAGTACTCTTAGGAAACTTGCTCTAGAGTATCGTAAGCGGGAAGAGGAGTCAGCTCCTAAAACTGTCGAAGAGGAGGTGGAGGAGTCGGAAAGTGACAGTTCAGAAGAGTCTGAATACCAGGAAGATGAAGCTGGACCTGAGGACCTGGACGTTCTCTCAAAACCAGTTTTTGTTCCCAAGGGTAGTAGGAAAACAGAATCTGAGAAGGAGCAACTTAGGAAAGAGGAGGTTTTAAGGAGGGAAAATGAGAAAAAAAGACTAATGGAGCGTAAAAAGGACACTAAGGAGATGGTAATACAAAAGGTCCAGGAACTTGAGGAAGAGCCTGAACCTGAGGATGAACTCATAGATGATACTGACACGTTCGACGAGAAAGAGGTAATTTACGCcgtttaataattgtgtttaGTATGAGCTTTGGAAAATCCGGGAGCTTAAAAGAATTCTAAGGGATAAGGAGGAAAGGgaaaaattcaaaaaattggtaagatttttaaaatactacATCATAATGTAGGAGGAGGAAGTTAAGTTGCGGCGTAGTATGACTGATGAGGAGCGCGAGCTGGATAACCAGAAAGTAGATAAAGTTGTGGTTGAGAAGGGTAAACTACGTTTCCTCCAGAAGTACTACCACAGGGGTGCTTTCTTCATGGATAAGTTACAGGATAAATCAGAACCGCTCTATGCAAGAGACTTTAATGCTCCAACTGCAGAAGACTGCGTAGATAAGTCATTACTACCCAAGCCTATGAGAGTAAGAAGAGGCCTGTATGGAAAACAGGGCCAGGTCAAACACACTCACTTGAAGGATGTGGATACTACACAATTCGACGCCTGGTCAAAAACTGATAAATACAAACTTACAGGTATTTTtgggtaattttaaaataattttcaggAACTAAACAGGTCTTTGACAGGCCTTCCAAAAAGAAGTAATATTTACTACACAAACTGtacactaatttataatatcattttaaaattattctgTAATTAAAATCTGCAAGTTTTCTACATTGTACACCTTTTCGTTACAATGTATTTCAATCCCAGTAAGACGGTGAAGTCCAGTGGAGAGTGGAACCAGAGGTAAAGAAACAGTTTCTGAGTCATTTAAGTTTATACTCTGAGTCTAAAATAGGTTAAACAGTGAAGTTACAAACCTTTTCATTCTGGAGACAGAAAACCTCTGTGCTGGTAAAACTTACTGATATTGATATGGGATCGTTAGTTAGGTTTTTCAAGTATATATTAGTATTGAAAAGTTCATTGACCTAATTAATGGATTGTTCACAGTTATAGTGTATGTGAGTTTGAGAGGTACCTTAACGCTTTTGGGGAAGTTCACAACTTTGTAGTATAAATCAGAGTCTTGTGGAAGATGAACCTCGTAAACATTGGTGCCAGAAGTGTTCGTATAAGAATGCCAGTTTAAGTTCAGGTAAAGGCCTTTATTGGTCTCACCATTGGGAGCTTCAGACTTTGAAAAGTTTAACACAACATTAGGGAAAATAATCGAGGCTGTTTCGTCAGGCCTGAGGAGGCAAATGTTATCCTTATTTAGCTCCACCAGGGGAGGGTAGAAGACCTTTGATCCCCTATCCTCAAGTTTTATCTCCTTTATAACTAAAATCGTTTTTGACTTGTTATTAACTCTAGTTTCCACGTGATTCACGCCATCCtagattaatattattctaATTGGTGGATTACAGGCAATTTAATTAGAGAGTGGGAAAGCTTAACTGGATCTATACAATTCCACATGAACATCTTCTTAAGCACGTGAGGCCCTTTGGGTGTATAGTACTCAACCAAACAAGTCATTCTAAAACCATATATCAACTTATTTTAGTGGAATAACTAGTTttaggtatagtaaatGGAAAGGGATAATACCTATAGTGGGAAAGTTTTTCAAAAAGGTATGAATAATGCGATTCTAATGGCTTGCATTTGGGTTCAAGCTCTAAATTCTCAAATATAGTACAGGTTGAAGCAAATTCTTCGTGCTCCATAACCATCTCaacctaaaatttttagataaattataaatttttggGGCAAAACCTTTAAAAAAACGGAGGATAACTTTGTATTACTGTTGTTTCCTAAAATGAAGGTCATGTGTAAAGTCTCGCCGAGCAGGACCTCGTTGGAGTAGGAAGGAATCCTGAGGATTGGGAAATGACTGGTAGAGTTTTCTGGGACTTTATAActctaaaatacaaattataataatttatggtAAATTTACAGGGTCTATAGCCTCGATGCAGTCGTTAATATCCAAAAGCTCAGCACAATTAGTGTCCAAATTAGGCTCTATCAGCCTCATTATTTTAAGAGTGGCTGACTCATGAGAAGCCattgtattttacacatgtTTGGaaaaaaaagaaaattaatgtgttaagaaaattttttgaTATTGGGTCATGAGTATTCATAAAACGACATTATCTGTAgtttattactataataattaaaatgttgttttgtttatttaaaaaaatttttaattttaatttagtttaatttgtacattatttttaatattaagatATGATAGCATCTGATGCTTTGGATTATGACCATAAGAATTTAAATCGCAATGGTGAAACTGACCATAAAAATTTCTCAGATTCTGACTCAGATAAAGAACATGAATCTAATTCTGAGGAAGACTCTGAGTTAAGTTACTACCAGTCTCTTCTGAGAGGAAATGAGTTCTACTTGGATGAGAAAGTTGGACTAGATCCCATAAAAGCGACTTGTATGGCATCTAACCAGTCAGGAACCTTTTTAGCAACAGGTTCTCGTGATGGTACAGTACGGTGTATTAACTTTGATAAGTGGTCAAAGGGAGGTTTTGGAGACTTTTGGAAGACTAAACTTGAACAGTCAGTGAATGGACTTTGTTTTAATGTTGAGGAGTCAGTATTAGCTGTAGCATCTGGTAACAtgttacatttttataccGACGGAGGTGATTTGATAGTTTCAACAACAAAGGGTGACATGTATCTTCTGGATGCAAAGAAGACCAAGGGCCACACATCAACCGTTACATGTGTTGCAAATGACCCCAAGAACTCTAATTTCTTCTCTTCAGGATCACTTGACGGTACAGTTAGGGTGTTTGACATACAGTCAAATAGGCAAAGTATATCACTATCggttaataatttaaatatatacactTTATCAAATAAGTATTTAAACAGAAATAAAACGTTAAATAACTCTAATGTGGGTCAGAAGGCTAAGATGAACAGGATAGGGATAAGTTCTTTGTGTTACTCAACTAACAATTTTAAGGACGTCCTTGTGGCTGGAAATGACCTTGGCTTTCTTGTGGTTTGGGACCAGAAAACTGCTTTTCAGAGCATGTACGTTGAGTCCCATGGCTCAGCAGTTCACTCAGTTCTCACATACGATGATGCGAAGGTTGTATCACACTCAAACAACTGTGTTAAGTTTTGGgatttaaaaaacacaCAAAAACCCCTTAAGGAGCTTAATATACCTCAGGCAAACAACTCAAATGATACTCAATCTATTGTACTGTCCCCTGACAATTTACACCTGATTATTAACTCTTCTACCACCCAGAATAATGGCtctgaaaatgaaaatacaCTTAACACAATACTTTATGTGTTTGACATTGAAAAGATGgaaatagtaaataaattgaCTGTAGATTCGTTGTTAGGCCCTATGGTTTGGGCTTACGAGACTAATCAGTTGTTTAGTGTGTGTTCTGACGGGAAGATATATGCTAGAACAACTGATTCTACTGTAGGAGCTAACCACTATGAGAGGGCAATTCAGGCGCTTGAGAAGAAGAATAAGTATTCAAAGgttaacacattttcagCTAAACCTGAGGCTTATCCCATAGATTACCTACCAGATGACCTTGTTGAAGTTGAGGACGGAGTCCTAAAGAAGCGTAGAGTAGAACATCACGACAAATACGGAATACCAAAACAGGAGGGATATGACTACTTTAAACATGGAAAGACACCAATAACCTACGAGGATGATGATATAGTTACAAAACTAAGATCACAGGTTGAAAAGGACCCCAATAGGGAACTGACAACAAAGGAGGGAATAAGGCAGATACCTTACAAGGCTGATAGATTCATGGCAATATACAAAAAGACCCAGCCCAACTTGATTCTGGACTTCAATAAACCAGCAACCAAACAGGAAAACATGCTTCTTGGAGTCAGTAAATGCCCTAGGTGTGGCATTAAAATCTGCCAGTGCGGTTATATGGATAAAAAGTAATATCGCAacatttgaatttttaatcGATAtgtacattttaatattttaatgtttcaATTTActgataaatattatagttCAATAGCACGTTTttgaatttatataaatattcatGAATCTACACGAATttgtgaaaattataaagatctataaaataatatagtatataaataaaaaaatataaaagaaGGTGTTGCGAATAAGGAGTAAAGTAGGAAATCTAGAAAATCAGAGAGTggaatttttgaaaaattcttagaggaataattaaaaaaaattaagttttaaaaaaatgtgtCGAGAGATAAGTTTAAAAGGTTAGACAGAAGGTGGAATCATAAAAGATAAATTGACCTTCTTTGTGGGCCTGATTTTCACTGTTGTGCCCTTTAGTATGAGGTAGCAAAAGGGGTCacacattaaataatgCATTATTCAGAGTAATAAATATCGAGTTTAGAGTGAAAAAGTTTAATCCCCAAAATACGACATGTTTATCATATAGGCACACAAGTGCGAATATTGGGGGTATAAGTAGGAGTAAACCTTTAAAAGCGGATCATGGCGGACCTTAAACAGCTGGAAATGCTTTGTCAAGCTCTTTACGGAGCCCAGCAAGTACACCAGAACGAAGCGCATAAAGTTTTGATGCCCCTGCTGAGAGATGTCCAAAAAATACCAGTACTTTACGAGATCTTGGCAAATAGCACGAATCTTCAAGCCTTATTATTTGCTTCATCGGGTCTCGTAACTCTTTTCACAAATCATTGGTCTCAGGTCACAGATCAGTCAAAAAACGAGATGCGCGAATTCctacttaattatttatacaatagGGGACCGGAAATGTTGAAGGTAGCCCCTGAAGTATTAAGACAATTTATACACCTTTACTCAAGGATTGTAAAACTGGGCTGGCTAGAGGAAATGAACAACCAGCAGCTTCTAACCCACGTTTCCCAGTTCCTCTCCGCCACAACACAGCATTGGATTATCGGATTAAACATTTACACCGACCTGACCCAGGAAATGCAGCCTCAAATGGGCAAGTTTATCGCCAAATTCAGAAGAGCCGCACTCAATTTCAAGGAAACTGTACTCCAAGATATTTTTACCGTATCCACTACTACCCTATTATTATAGGATAGTTagttgtatataaatattattatattccatcgattaaatagtataatgaaTGTTTAGGTAACTGTACAGACATTGGAACAGTTTAATAAAGGTACGGTGGTGGTTACAGACTCAAAGGAGGAGAGTCAGTTGCTGTACCAGGTCCTCCAGTTGTGCTATAACTGCCTAAGCTTTGATTTCATGGCAACAATGCCAGATGACACATCTGAAGAACAGGCGACTGTGATGATTCCCCAGGGCTGGGACATGCTGAGGACCGATGAGATCCCAAAGCTCTTGTTCCAGCTTTACCAGAAGGCTTTTACAAAGAATGCCTCGTCCACACCTAACAATGGTGGGTATTACAATCCTGAGGACAAATACATGAAGAGCGCAGTGCTCTGCCTGAAGTGTCTGGTAGTGCTGGCTGCTCTCAGGAAGTCCTTTTTCAATAACGAAAACGAAGCTCTGGGACACATTAACTGCTTCATGTTGGGCAGCCTGGAGATCATCAGGACCAAGATGGGTTTAACAGACGACGACTGCTACCACGAGCTCTGCCGTCTTTTGGGAAAGATTAACGCCTCAAACCAGCTCTCTCAGCTCCTCCAAAGTAACGTCTTCCCAATTTGGTCAGAGCAGATCCACGCATTCACAATGGAGGCGCTGGCAAACTGGACCCGCCTAACCAACAGTAAACACTACTTACTAGGCGTCTGGTCGCACATGATAGTCCCACTAGCCTACATGAAGGGGAAGGCCCCAACAGTTCTTGAGACTAATATTCTACAAATTACACTAGAGTTTTTAAACACTCGACTTAAAATGGCACAAGTTCTTGTCACAAGTATTTTCAACAAAATACTAGATATTTATACGATTTTATCTAATATCGTTAAtggtataatatttgtttagAACCGGATGAGTTTGACTTTGAGAATCCACTGGATGATGATATTTTACGGAACGAGCAGAGCGAGTTGTTCAGCAAGCTGTGCAGGAACCAGTACCGTGTGGTGCTTAACCACGTGCTCGAATTATACACGAGCTTGAACAACAACTTGAACAACGAGGATTTGTCCGTTGTTCAGGAGAAGCTCGCATGGCTAGTGCTCTTTAGTGGCTCAATGCTTAACGGGAGCAGCTCCCTGCGTCTAGTCGGGGAGTACAATAACTCATCAGTGTGCATTCAGACCCTGAACATCGAACTCGTCGGGAAGGTCTTCCAAAACATGATTAACTCTGATAAGATGGCTGAAAACGTCAGACTTGAACTCAGCTACTTATCCTTCCTTGGCCACTTTAGGAAGTTCTACATCAGCGAACATACCAAAGGCACTATATCTGGGGATAATAAAGAGAGGTTCTCACAACTCCCAAATCTACCACCAGGTACCATTATCagaaatatatttaacagtTAATAGTTAGTTAGTGTGTAgtatttagtaaataattgtgtatttAATAGTTTTTTAATACCATGCATAACTTATATCTAATTAATACCTATTAATACTTTTCATGGGTATGTTTAAAACTTTATCAGGTGTAGATGGATCGCAATATTTGTTGAATCGTATGATAGAGaaggtattttataatttacaaaacaGGACGAGTGATGAGAGGGTGGTGAAGAAGACATTACAGTTCTTCTCAGATTTGTCATCGGGAATAGATATAGTGCACTACGCAGACCGGTCACCACACCTGATAATCTCTGCAAGGCTAATTCTACAGTGTGACACACTTCGGTTTGCACTTCTTAACCACCATGACCCCTCATTCAAGTTTTTGTTTAACCCGTCGTACGGGAGATATAGGACTATTTACTACTCAATCCTGACCAAGTTGCTGCTGCTGGAGATTACAGACGAACAGGACGCGAACGAAAAGTTCAACATCTACATGCAGTACCACAATAACCTAATTGACCAGATGAGCACCTTCTTCTCAGCAAATAGCCCAACAGTGGGACTTACGTCGAATCTGGAGCTCAAGGGAGTGATTGTGGGATTCATGAGAGACTTGAGGGGGATATGCAAGAGCTGCCTGACAGTGGAGTCGTACCAGCTCTTCTTTAACTGGATAATAAACACACCAAAACAGATCAATAACTGCAGGTTCAACGTACTGAAGCTAGTTTGCGAGGTATTTTACAACGACTATGAAGTCATGCTCCCGCTAATCAAGTTTCTGGCAGAGCTGTTGGACAATAAGGGGAGGAGAATAACATTTGACAAAACATCAGCCAACGGGCTTTTGCTCTTTAAAGAGTCCTCATACATAGTCATTTACTATGGGCTAAAGCTGCTGGACCAGTTAAACGCACTCAAGAGCAGTAACTTGACAACGATGACAGCCACCATGGGAGGGTCACTGTCCTGTAACGAGAATGAGATTTATAAAAAGTACTACAAGAGCATAAGTTACTGTCTACTGGTTCTTGTCCACACTCTAGGCGGAGATTACATTAGTTTTGGCGTTTTTGACATTTACGGAGACAACACCTTGGATCAGGTGCTTAACCTGTCGTTCAGGCTAATTTTGGCTATTCCACTAAACGACCTCCAATTCTACCCAAAGACCATGCACCCGGTGTACTCGTTTCTCGACCTCTCAACTAAGCTGTTCATTGATCATTTGCTCAATTTAGATAGCCCAAATGTTAGTCGTCTAGTCAACATTGGCGTGGACGGGCTATGCAGCTACGACTCAAACATAAGTCTTAGCAGCGCGTCACTTCTTGACAACTTTGTCACATACCTCTTCAACAACAAGAACAAGGAGCCTGTAGTAAAGTTCTTATCAGTGGAAAACAATGTCCTGGTCAAGTGCATGGTCCTGATGTTTAACCTGCTAACCCGTGGGGACTCGAACTCTGCATGGTCAATTTCTCGTCCCTTGCTCGGTTTAATTCTGCTCAACAAGGCTGAGTTTCAGAAGATTCCTCACAGTTACATGTCGAATTTGTCGCAGCAGAAGGGTGAAAAGCTAATGAAGTGCTTCAACAACCTCATGCTCGGGATTGAGGATGTGCTAACCCCTGAAAACAAGGACTTATTCACCAAAAATGTGTACCTTTTCTCCCAAGAGGTCAAGTTGTCTTTTATCTGAAGAGTTcattttgtattttatatcaAGTTTCGCTGTGTCAAtgtattaatttgtaaattataatttaatcttCGTATATActtatgtatatatacataCATGTGCGTATAGTGGTATGGGTACTGTGGTGTATATACAActttgtatattatgtaGTGTGAACCTATGATACAGATTATGGTACACGTTAATcatgataaatataaagattGTTTGAAAACAATATCTCTCCTTATAGCATTGCAAACAAGTTCGATTTTCTCAGCTAATTTTTGGTGGCCAAATATATTTGCAGTTTGTAGTATTTTCCTACAGAGTTCGTCAAGTCTAAGTATAACCCTGACAATGTGGCCCTCCTAAAAAGTCGTTAATTCGTGTAAAAAATCCATTAATAATAGAAAAGCTAACTTGCAAATCAGTGAGTTCCATTATTTCCTGAAATGGAGTTCCAGACGCCCATTGGTAAATCACCTAAAGATTTTGTGGTGGAGTAAAACATACGTATGAGAGTGAAAAGTTACACAGTGAGTTGAAATCCTCATATGAAACCCTTACGCCCAAGGCTCTTTGGACGACATCGATTTTCTTATGTATCGAAACAACctaaataacattttatagtataaatttgGTAAGATTTTGAAAACTTGAGTATAAGTGTGATATAAAACTAACCTGATTTTTAGCTTGTTGTAGTGGCAGTGTTGGTGATGGGGCCTCCTTCTCAGGAACTTTATCGTTGTAAATGAATGCGGATAGTATTGCAGCACACTCAGGTGGTGTTAATTCAGAGAGAATGCCTTGACACAGTACTTCAGTAAGTGTTATCTCATCACTGGTCGTGATGAAAGTTGCTATTCTGCCCTTAACAGTGGGTCTGTTATCCTGGTCTAAGAAGTCTAGCTGCTTTAAAACTTCCAATTTATTACTCATGTCTTCATAAAAATACAATGATTCATCCTTCAACTGTTTGTTTATATCTTCAATTTCCAATTcatactataaaattagttaattcaacaaatttattcatatatttacttatttaatggtataaatatgtaataaatatgtgGATAGCTAGGTAACTAAAACTTTAATACGTTGTAAATTTTGTGTTGTGTTTTGAAATGCTGTTCTCTTAAAAGACAATTTGTACATGGATTACTAGTGAATAGTTGGTAGAGATCACGTTGCTTGAGAAGAATTTCATAGAACTGGAGTgaaatttgtttaaatttcttGCTGAATGACATGAGCTtgaaattgttattttccaTAAGTTTACATAGTTCAATCACATTTCTATCAAGATCAGTATCGAGAAAAACGTGATCGAATATAAATGAAACGCTTGATAAACTAACTTCGTGATTATAGTAATGCCTCAGTTCACCATTATATTCCACAGTTCTTATGTTAGCATCATCCAAATCTacatcaaattaattattattataaattgtgtaatgaGTACCTGAAATGTTTTCTGTAATAATGGTTGCGACTTTAAATGTGTGATTCTTCTCGTCAACAATATCTGTGATAAAGCTGTAAGACAGAGTTCTTGAGATTTTAGTAGAGTGTAGCATCAAAACCCTACCGAATTTAAAAATCACTTTACTGTCCTTATGGTTCCACAGGTGCTGATGAAGTTCATGAGATACGTTCATAGAGTAATTGAGCGTTTTATAATAGTTCTCAATTGTAGGTTCACCATATATGCAACTGATTGGTGGTAGCGACATCAACTCCTAAAACAATTTCAAAACTCTTATCTAATTAGATTATATTAGTGAGTTGATACATGTTTctttttgtttatttgtTTCTTTAAAAGCGgtattttcatcattttcTCCCGTTCTCTAAATGATTTTAGCATCATTTCAGTAATATTCATGTGGTCTCTAGACTGTATCTGGAGGAGCATGTTGTAGGTTATCCTGAATCTGCTTTCAAGTCTTGTTGACCTTTCAATCATCATATTCGTGAGGTCTTGAACATCCGGGGGTTCATCAGAGCAAAATATGTAAACATTTCCAAAAGTGTCCAAACCTCTTCTGCCAGCCCTTCCCGCCATctatcaaaattttaggaaatGTAGAAAATGTCtaatttagaaattttaagaaattgttttaatatCAAACAATTACAAtgatgtgtaaataatacctGGGTGTATTCTGATGACGTCAAATATCTATAGGTAATCCCATCGTGTTTATAAATCGATGTAAACACAACTGAGCGTGCAGGCATGTTAACTCCCATTGCAAAAGTCTCCGTTGCAAACAAGACTTTAATCAAGCCACGTGAAAACAATATCTCAACCTAAGCATTTTTGACACttgatatataattagtacCATTTCCTTAATAATTGGCAGTAACCCAGAGTGGTGCACACCTATTCCTCTTGTTAGCAAGTTTACCATTTTCCTAAGTTGAGGCAAGTTCCTATCACTTTCACTTAGGCCATCAAGTGATTCctaaacaaaattaacaccAGTTAGAGTGGTTTAACGTTAAAACCAGTTAATTAgaataatcaaaatttacCTTGAGGAACAGATGTATTTTAGATGCTTGAACCTTATTGTAAACTAGGTTTAAATTGGGCATATCCTTAGCGTATTGTTCACACTTTTGCCTACTGAAGCAGAATAGCACAACAGGCATTTTATCCTCAGATTCAAGCTGTTTCAGAAGTCTTTGTAACTTCTGTACCTGACCTTTAAAAGTTGACTTCTTATCATTGATTTTAAGTGTGGAAGTGTACTTGTACATTATGTGGTATGCCTCCTTATTAAACCCCTTAGCTCCATGAATTAGGAAGAAACGGTCATAAATATATAGATAATGTTTTAAGGGTACTGGTCTGTGGTTtgtcattattattaatacttCTTTTTGCATAACGTTACCTATCCATTCTCCGAATTCCAGGTAATTAGGAACTGTGGCACTCAACATTACTAGCTGAATATTCCTAggtaatagtataatcACTTCTTCCCACACCACTCCTCTGGTAAGGTCATTGATGTAATGTATCTCATCAAATATCACCACTGATATTTGGCCAATCACACTGTCACCTCTGTACAGAAGATTCCTGAGAATTTCAGTAGTGACTATCAGGCATGATGCCCCTGGGTTACAGAGCACATCTCCTGTTATTATTCCAACATTTTCATTTCCGAATTTAACCTTGAACTCTCTATACTTCTGATTAGAAAGTGCCTTAATTGGTGAGGTGTAAATTGCCTTCTGGCCTCTACTTATGGCTAATGCTATAGAGTACTCCGCCACAACAGTCTTCCCTGCTGAGGTATGTGCCGATACAAATACATGCTTTCCGTTAATTAAGTGATGTATAGACTTTTTCTGGAAATCATCCAGCTCAAATGGATACTGAGCGATAAGATCAGTAAGTTCTGGTGCCTCTTTATCATCGACTATCGCCCATTTCTTCCTTATGTACTTCTTATTCTCATCTGGTTTTGGAACTATTAACTTGAATGGCGGTGGCTCTAAAATTGTAGAGTTAGCTTCCAGGATAATGGAACTATTGTTACAATCACCTGGAGGTGTGTATGTGGATGTTTCCAAATTCTTATCATTTTGttctttattttcattaaaaatactattatacaacTCCTTTTCTAtatattcataatttaactgtttaatattttcgAATTCCTTGTCGAAAACTCTAAATATTGAGTGTTCATTTGTCGGCTCTGATATTAATGGAATCCAGCTCAAGAAATCCAGTGTTGattctaaattattagaatCTTCATCTCCAGACTTTTTTATTTCTGTTTCATTCTCATTTTGGGGTTTAAATCGATCTTTTAGGAAGAAATTTCCTTCTTCACCTgcatcttcttcatctgAAGTCCAGAAATCAAATGGATTTTCATAGTAATTTGCCATTACTAttgatttttataattttttttattttttccgCTCccatttataaaattacgATCATC
This region includes:
- the XPO7 gene encoding Importin-beta domain protein, whose product is MADLKQLEMLCQALYGAQQVHQNEAHKVLMPLLRDVQKIPVLYEILANSTNLQALLFASSGLVTLFTNHWSQVTDQSKNEMREFLLNYLYNRGPEMLKVAPEVLRQFIHLYSRIVKLGWLEEMNNQQLLTHVSQFLSATTQHWIIGLNIYTDLTQEMQPQMGKFIAKFRRAALNFKETVLQDIFTVTVQTLEQFNKGTVVVTDSKEESQLLYQVLQLCYNCLSFDFMATMPDDTSEEQATVMIPQGWDMLRTDEIPKLLFQLYQKAFTKNASSTPNNGGYYNPEDKYMKSAVLCLKCLVVLAALRKSFFNNENEALGHINCFMLGSLEIIRTKMGLTDDDCYHELCRLLGKINASNQLSQLLQSNVFPIWSEQIHAFTMEALANWTRLTNSKHYLLGVWSHMIVPLAYMKGKAPTVLETNILQITLEFLNTRLKMAQVLVTKPDEFDFENPLDDDILRNEQSELFSKLCRNQYRVVLNHVLELYTSLNNNLNNEDLSVVQEKLAWLVLFSGSMLNGSSSLRLVGEYNNSSVCIQTLNIELVGKVFQNMINSDKMAENVRLELSYLSFLGHFRKFYISEHTKGTISGDNKERFSQLPNLPPGVDGSQYLLNRMIEKVFYNLQNRTSDERVVKKTLQFFSDLSSGIDIVHYADRSPHLIISARLILQCDTLRFALLNHHDPSFKFLFNPSYGRYRTIYYSILTKLLLLEITDEQDANEKFNIYMQYHNNLIDQMSTFFSANSPTVGLTSNLELKGVIVGFMRDLRGICKSCLTVESYQLFFNWIINTPKQINNCRFNVLKLVCEVFYNDYEVMLPLIKFLAELLDNKGRRITFDKTSANGLLLFKESSYIVIYYGLKLLDQLNALKSSNLTTMTATMGGSLSCNENEIYKKYYKSISYCLLVLVHTLGGDYISFGVFDIYGDNTLDQVLNLSFRLILAIPLNDLQFYPKTMHPVYSFLDLSTKLFIDHLLNLDSPNVSRLVNIGVDGLCSYDSNISLSSASLLDNFVTYLFNNKNKEPVVKFLSVENNVLVKCMVLMFNLLTRGDSNSAWSISRPLLGLILLNKAEFQKIPHSYMSNLSQQKGEKLMKCFNNLMLGIEDVLTPENKDLFTKNVYLFSQEVKLSFI
- the gad-1 gene encoding WD domain G-beta repeat protein; the protein is MIASDALDYDHKNLNRNGETDHKNFSDSDSDKEHESNSEEDSELSYYQSLLRGNEFYLDEKVGLDPIKATCMASNQSGTFLATGSRDGTVRCINFDKWSKGGFGDFWKTKLEQSVNGLCFNVEESVLAVASGNMLHFYTDGGDLIVSTTKGDMYLLDAKKTKGHTSTVTCVANDPKNSNFFSSGSLDGTVRVFDIQSNRQSISLSVNNLNIYTLSNKYLNRNKTLNNSNVGQKAKMNRIGISSLCYSTNNFKDVLVAGNDLGFLVVWDQKTAFQSMYVESHGSAVHSVLTYDDAKVVSHSNNCVKFWDLKNTQKPLKELNIPQANNSNDTQSIVLSPDNLHLIINSSTTQNNGSENENTLNTILYVFDIEKMEIVNKLTVDSLLGPMVWAYETNQLFSVCSDGKIYARTTDSTVGANHYERAIQALEKKNKYSKVNTFSAKPEAYPIDYLPDDLVEVEDGVLKKRRVEHHDKYGIPKQEGYDYFKHGKTPITYEDDDIVTKLRSQVEKDPNRELTTKEGIRQIPYKADRFMAIYKKTQPNLILDFNKPATKQENMLLGVSKCPRCGIKICQCGYMDKK
- the MFAP1 gene encoding Splicing factor Prp19-binding domain protein, with product MSALELFKVLGDESNKPPPTPKHILKKRIQSQPEKAKRYWPGKAPDFAVEEDSFSDDSSHEEEPQILADNEPDRRLNRYKITGIEEPRDVSDRIRRRKAQVETITVYESTQPKDDKTNDDKLPTSVPDGDSQLTEKKLDRSTLRKLALEYRKREEESAPKTVEEEVEESESDSSEESEYQEDEAGPEDLDVLSKPVFVPKGSRKTESEKEQLRKEEVLRRENEKKRLMERKKDTKEMVIQKVQELEEEPEPEDELIDDTDTFDEKEYELWKIRELKRILRDKEEREKFKKLEEEVKLRRSMTDEERELDNQKVDKVVVEKGKLRFLQKYYHRGAFFMDKLQDKSEPLYARDFNAPTAEDCVDKSLLPKPMRVRRGLYGKQGQVKHTHLKDVDTTQFDAWSKTDKYKLTGTKQVFDRPSKKK